A genomic window from Xenorhabdus cabanillasii includes:
- a CDS encoding helix-turn-helix domain-containing protein yields MKSKIILSEPERITLQQLALNHPHRDIRTRGTGLLMLARGIKPSQITAEIGCSLRVIYNWVHMWHNSGIAGLLGGHAGGRYLAMTPDMIATAVEAASAESLTLARIAQCVEAKHGALPCTLETLANTLKKQGLTYKRTRLSLKKSVTKRSLLKNPPC; encoded by the coding sequence ATGAAATCGAAGATAATACTTTCTGAGCCTGAACGAATCACATTGCAACAACTTGCTTTGAATCATCCACATCGGGACATTCGTACGCGAGGAACGGGTTTGCTCATGCTTGCCAGAGGGATCAAGCCGTCCCAGATCACCGCTGAAATCGGATGCAGTCTCCGGGTTATCTATAATTGGGTTCACATGTGGCACAATTCAGGGATAGCGGGATTATTAGGTGGTCATGCCGGAGGCCGGTATCTCGCCATGACGCCTGACATGATTGCCACTGCGGTCGAAGCGGCCAGCGCAGAGTCCCTGACACTCGCCCGGATAGCTCAGTGCGTTGAGGCAAAGCATGGTGCCCTGCCTTGTACGCTTGAAACGCTGGCAAATACCCTGAAAAAGCAGGGGCTCACCTATAAACGAACCCGACTGTCGCTTAAAAAAAGCGTAACGAAACGGAGTTTGCTAAAAAATCCGCCTTGCTGA
- a CDS encoding IS630 family transposase, whose translation MLNKIKAGAQLGHYRLLYFDEAGFAASPPVQYGWSPRGKPHKTEPREHDRRSVLGALNYTDNTLFYQTTSGSITRDDVIDFLEQVAKQGDNRLTFLVLDNARIHHGIEEQIRNGWLREHNMFLFYLPAYSPELNLIEIVWKQAKYHWRRFITWTQNTMEHELNTLLKGYGDQFAINFS comes from the coding sequence TTGCTGAATAAAATTAAGGCTGGAGCACAGTTAGGCCATTACCGTCTGCTCTATTTCGATGAGGCGGGTTTTGCCGCGTCTCCTCCGGTGCAATATGGATGGAGTCCACGGGGTAAGCCCCATAAAACTGAGCCTCGAGAGCATGACAGACGGTCAGTTCTGGGGGCGTTAAATTACACGGATAACACGCTGTTTTACCAGACAACGTCAGGCAGTATCACGCGCGATGACGTGATTGATTTTTTAGAGCAGGTCGCCAAACAAGGGGACAACCGCCTGACATTTTTAGTGTTGGATAATGCGCGTATCCATCACGGGATCGAAGAACAAATCAGAAATGGCTGGTTACGAGAACACAACATGTTTTTATTCTATCTTCCCGCTTACAGCCCAGAGCTGAATTTGATTGAGATCGTCTGGAAACAGGCCAAATACCATTGGCGACGTTTTATCACTTGGACTCAGAATACAATGGAGCATGAATTAAATACTTTATTGAAAGGTTATGGCGACCAATTTGCAATTAACTTTTCTTGA
- a CDS encoding benzoate/H(+) symporter BenE family transporter: MPKQSFFRDFSPATLVTGFVAVLVGYASSVAIILQAVTAIGVESSQIGAWLVTLGIGMGISTIALSLYYRTPILTAWSTPGIALLATHFPNTSVNEAIGIFIFASTLMLICGITGLFAKLMNYIPPSIAAAMLAGILLRFGLDAFAMLQSNFWLCGIMLLIYLIFRRYFPLYAIISTLAAGIIICIISGNLNLASENITFSMPKFVMPQFSATTLIGVGIPFFIVTMASQNAPGIATLQAAGYPPRTSKLLIWTSLMTIILTPFGGFSICIAAITAAICMGNDVHPDRDKRYIAAVSAGFFYVLAGIFGGAIFYLFNAFPAPFIKILAGLALLGTFTNSLSLAIKNESTRDAAIICFLITASGANLLGISSAFWGLVGGIIAHLIFKKRTVIIS, translated from the coding sequence ATGCCTAAGCAATCATTTTTTAGAGATTTTTCACCAGCAACACTTGTTACAGGTTTTGTTGCGGTATTAGTTGGTTATGCTAGTTCAGTTGCGATAATTCTCCAAGCAGTGACAGCGATTGGTGTCGAATCATCACAAATAGGTGCCTGGCTAGTTACGCTCGGTATTGGGATGGGAATCTCAACAATTGCGTTATCACTTTATTATCGCACTCCCATTTTAACTGCCTGGTCAACACCGGGAATTGCATTATTAGCGACACATTTTCCGAATACCTCTGTCAATGAAGCCATTGGTATTTTTATCTTCGCTTCAACATTAATGTTGATATGCGGTATCACCGGGCTATTTGCCAAATTGATGAACTACATCCCGCCCTCCATCGCGGCTGCAATGCTTGCCGGAATATTACTCCGCTTCGGTCTGGATGCCTTTGCAATGCTACAATCCAATTTTTGGCTTTGTGGCATCATGCTACTTATCTACTTAATTTTCCGCCGCTACTTTCCGTTATACGCAATAATCTCAACACTTGCGGCAGGGATTATTATCTGTATCATCAGCGGCAATTTAAACCTGGCAAGTGAAAATATCACGTTCTCCATGCCTAAATTTGTCATGCCACAATTTAGCGCAACCACACTTATTGGCGTAGGCATTCCATTTTTTATCGTCACGATGGCATCACAAAATGCACCGGGGATTGCTACTCTACAGGCGGCGGGATATCCACCTCGCACATCAAAATTACTTATTTGGACATCATTAATGACAATAATTCTGACACCTTTTGGGGGATTCAGTATTTGCATTGCCGCAATTACAGCAGCTATCTGCATGGGAAATGATGTCCACCCAGATCGGGATAAACGGTATATTGCCGCTGTGAGTGCTGGTTTTTTCTATGTACTGGCAGGCATTTTTGGCGGAGCTATCTTCTATTTATTTAACGCTTTTCCAGCTCCATTTATAAAGATTTTGGCCGGATTAGCCCTCCTTGGCACTTTTACAAATAGCCTGAGCTTAGCAATCAAAAATGAATCTACAAGGGATGCTGCCATTATCTGTTTTCTAATCACAGCATCAGGAGCAAATTTACTGGGGATCAGCTCGGCATTTTGGGGATTGGTTGGCGGAATTATTGCACACTTGATATTTAAAAAACGGACAGTGATAATATCCTGA
- a CDS encoding helix-turn-helix domain-containing protein: MSDITPKIAEKFKSLRASRGLSLSQAAKLTGVSKAMLGQIERGQSSPTISTLWKIATGLNVAFSTFLEGTEPQLQPVLHRFNELPIFEQNNSGMRVIPLIPFDDEFFIDLFKIELLPGASSESSPHEAGVVEHVIVLSGVLDLRINDTWHKISAGESMRFHANCNHAYANSGDDIVVIHNLIHYPHHSLPT; encoded by the coding sequence ATGAGTGATATCACACCAAAAATTGCTGAAAAGTTTAAGTCATTAAGGGCTTCTCGAGGGTTAAGCCTCAGCCAGGCGGCTAAACTGACGGGAGTTAGTAAGGCGATGCTTGGGCAAATTGAACGCGGTCAATCAAGTCCGACGATTTCTACACTGTGGAAAATTGCAACAGGCCTTAATGTCGCCTTTTCAACCTTTTTGGAGGGAACAGAGCCCCAACTTCAGCCTGTATTACATCGGTTTAATGAATTACCGATCTTTGAACAAAACAATTCAGGTATGCGAGTAATACCACTGATCCCCTTTGATGATGAATTTTTCATCGATTTATTCAAAATAGAATTGTTACCGGGGGCTTCAAGTGAATCTTCTCCGCATGAAGCAGGGGTGGTAGAGCATGTTATTGTGCTCAGTGGAGTGTTAGATCTGCGTATTAATGACACCTGGCATAAAATTTCAGCAGGTGAATCAATGCGTTTTCATGCCAATTGTAACCATGCTTATGCTAATTCAGGTGATGATATCGTCGTTATCCATAACCTTATTCATTACCCACATCACTCATTACCTACGTAA
- the budA gene encoding acetolactate decarboxylase → MNSRIIHQYSTMHALMSGVFDGMFTISEISQGGSFGIGYLHALTGEMIALDDTFFEIQGAGNVRRFCDHEQLPFAQLTYFNPNDQFPVSNINKKSLYSELSTQVNIDNIFAAIKIEGNFKKIWFRRINCQEKPFIKAVTEQSEETLHDISGVMVGFWTPDIFHGVSVAEFHIHFIDETRTNGGHVLDFELHNGLLSYELKQDIKIRLPDNSEYLNADLKINNLDEVIRKVEE, encoded by the coding sequence ATGAATAGCCGAATAATACATCAGTATTCCACCATGCATGCTTTGATGTCCGGTGTTTTTGATGGAATGTTTACAATATCGGAAATCAGTCAAGGTGGCTCATTTGGTATTGGCTACTTACATGCACTCACAGGTGAAATGATTGCACTAGATGATACTTTTTTTGAAATTCAGGGAGCGGGTAATGTGCGTCGTTTCTGTGATCACGAGCAGTTGCCATTCGCACAGTTGACATATTTCAATCCTAATGATCAGTTTCCTGTTTCGAATATCAACAAAAAATCTCTTTATTCCGAATTATCTACTCAGGTAAATATTGACAATATTTTTGCTGCGATAAAGATTGAAGGGAATTTTAAAAAAATCTGGTTTCGCCGTATAAATTGCCAGGAAAAACCTTTTATTAAAGCAGTTACAGAACAATCCGAAGAGACATTGCATGATATCAGCGGTGTGATGGTTGGGTTTTGGACACCAGATATTTTTCACGGTGTTTCTGTTGCAGAGTTTCACATTCATTTTATTGATGAAACCCGGACAAATGGCGGGCATGTTCTTGATTTTGAGTTACATAATGGTCTTTTAAGTTATGAGTTAAAACAAGATATAAAGATCCGTCTGCCAGATAATAGTGAATATCTTAATGCCGACCTAAAAATCAATAATCTGGATGAAGTTATTAGAAAAGTTGAAGAATGA
- the soxR gene encoding redox-sensitive transcriptional activator SoxR encodes MSEDKNIDFNRALTIGEVAKRSGVAISTLHFYESKGLIKSSRNQGNQRRFPAIVLRYIAIIKVAQSTGIPLKEIKKILSQFPPNSKLTTEQWRMLSSQWRDMLDQRITKLTQLRNNLDNCIGCGCLSLTECPLRNPNDILGEKGTGPRILLQ; translated from the coding sequence ATGTCGGAAGATAAAAACATTGATTTTAACAGGGCATTAACCATTGGAGAGGTAGCAAAACGGAGTGGAGTTGCTATATCGACACTTCATTTTTATGAGTCAAAAGGGTTAATCAAAAGCTCACGTAACCAGGGAAATCAGCGTCGTTTTCCTGCCATTGTTCTGCGTTATATCGCGATTATCAAGGTTGCACAAAGTACAGGTATTCCTTTGAAAGAAATAAAAAAAATATTAAGTCAATTCCCACCCAACAGCAAACTAACGACAGAACAATGGCGTATGCTCTCTTCGCAATGGCGGGATATGCTGGATCAACGTATCACAAAGCTAACCCAGTTACGCAATAATCTGGATAACTGCATCGGTTGTGGATGCCTTTCACTGACAGAATGCCCGCTGCGCAACCCAAACGATATATTGGGAGAAAAAGGAACAGGGCCAAGGATTTTATTGCAATAA
- a CDS encoding FAD/NAD(P)-binding protein — protein sequence MKEPRVVIIGGGFSGTALAVHLVRQARSQLHITIVEPRATLGAGLAYSTQDPTHRINVPASRMQLSGMEEEDFDNWYRQQPEFYQDHHALLSNGDVYPQRGLFGRYVRERLIQAQIQNGLVTVVHLRDMAVQLSERSVITASGKMLEADVVVLAISHPPPTLSRLLLPFLGHPALVADPWLSGALTKAGKETRIAIMGTSLTMADVLATLDSCGHTGAVLAFSRRGLLSRPNLIANHDIAVGASQWSGAYADLTFHSVRQLLRHIRSDIRRAAEQGLPWQVVLNNVRASGQALWQKWPLVEQQRFLRHLRRFWDVHRYRIAPQVSDIITTRQQQGNLNVIAARLVKLEADKETLTLHLRLRQGRLMTITVDKFIITTGPAHSTLTESQPLLQDLTRRGIIQPDVLGLGLNVDEHSHIIDQKGNSHPTLLVVGPAARGRFGELMGLPQVAEHAMTVAGEVLHTLRLSELTQSSALSSSKTLSYPD from the coding sequence ATGAAGGAACCACGGGTGGTGATCATTGGTGGTGGTTTTAGCGGCACAGCCCTGGCGGTACATCTGGTACGTCAGGCCAGATCTCAGTTACATATTACTATTGTTGAACCCCGTGCTACGTTAGGGGCTGGATTAGCTTACTCTACCCAAGATCCTACACACCGGATCAATGTACCTGCTTCGCGGATGCAACTCAGTGGTATGGAAGAAGAAGATTTTGATAACTGGTATCGTCAGCAACCGGAATTTTATCAGGATCACCATGCGTTGCTCTCTAATGGAGACGTGTATCCACAACGCGGGCTGTTTGGGCGCTATGTGAGAGAGAGGCTCATTCAAGCACAGATTCAAAATGGTCTGGTGACAGTAGTGCATTTACGCGACATGGCTGTGCAATTGTCAGAACGTAGCGTTATCACAGCCTCAGGCAAAATGTTGGAAGCTGATGTTGTTGTACTCGCTATTAGTCATCCACCTCCAACTTTATCTCGCTTACTACTGCCTTTCCTCGGTCATCCGGCGCTTGTCGCTGATCCTTGGTTATCGGGCGCTTTGACAAAGGCAGGGAAAGAAACGCGAATAGCCATTATGGGTACAAGCCTGACTATGGCTGATGTGCTTGCAACGCTGGATAGTTGTGGGCATACAGGGGCTGTGTTGGCATTCTCTCGTCGGGGACTGCTTTCACGCCCCAATCTTATAGCTAATCATGATATTGCAGTTGGTGCTTCTCAGTGGTCGGGAGCGTATGCTGACCTGACATTCCACAGTGTACGGCAGTTATTACGCCATATCCGATCTGACATACGCCGGGCGGCTGAACAAGGGTTGCCCTGGCAGGTAGTCCTGAATAATGTACGTGCAAGTGGGCAGGCGCTTTGGCAAAAATGGCCACTGGTGGAACAGCAACGTTTTTTACGCCATTTGCGTAGATTCTGGGATGTTCATCGCTATCGTATTGCACCGCAAGTCTCCGACATTATTACCACTCGTCAGCAACAGGGGAATCTTAATGTTATTGCTGCACGTTTAGTGAAGTTAGAAGCGGATAAAGAGACCCTGACATTGCATTTACGGTTGCGCCAGGGGAGGTTGATGACAATCACCGTGGATAAGTTCATTATTACCACTGGCCCAGCGCACAGCACTTTGACTGAGAGCCAACCTCTGTTACAAGATCTTACCCGACGAGGCATTATTCAACCAGATGTACTTGGTCTTGGCTTAAATGTTGATGAACACTCTCATATCATTGATCAAAAAGGGAATAGTCACCCAACGCTGTTGGTGGTTGGCCCTGCTGCCCGTGGTCGTTTCGGTGAGTTGATGGGGTTGCCACAGGTGGCAGAACATGCAATGACTGTTGCCGGTGAAGTACTGCATACTCTGCGCCTTTCTGAGCTTACCCAATCTTCTGCTTTATCAAGCAGTAAGACTCTGAGTTATCCTGATTAA
- the panC gene encoding pantoate--beta-alanine ligase: MLILETIPILRRELRRWRQAGKRIAFVPTMGNLHDGHMALVDTAKAQADVVIVSIFVNPMQFDREDDLVNYPRTLQEDCEKLSRRNVEMVFAPNANEMYPNGLNGKQTFVEVPELSYMLEGASRPGHFRGVTTVVSKLFNLIQPDLVYFGEKDFQQLQVIHKMIADMAYDITLVSVPTVRDKHGLALSSRNNLLSPEEKKIAPRLNQVMQCAAERLRNGERDIKQLLEIMSTHLREEGFMLDEIFIRDAENLEPLTSQSKKAVILMAAWLGKTRLIDNQQVDLTA; the protein is encoded by the coding sequence ATGCTGATTTTAGAAACAATCCCCATTTTACGCCGTGAACTCCGTCGTTGGCGTCAGGCCGGAAAACGAATTGCCTTTGTGCCTACGATGGGCAATCTGCATGATGGTCATATGGCTCTGGTTGATACCGCCAAAGCTCAGGCTGACGTAGTGATTGTGAGCATTTTTGTCAATCCAATGCAATTTGATCGCGAAGATGACTTAGTCAACTACCCACGGACTCTACAGGAAGATTGCGAAAAACTGAGTCGTCGCAATGTTGAGATGGTTTTTGCTCCGAATGCCAACGAAATGTACCCGAATGGCTTAAACGGCAAACAGACTTTTGTTGAAGTACCTGAACTCTCTTATATGCTTGAAGGTGCAAGCCGGCCAGGGCATTTCCGCGGAGTCACCACGGTTGTCAGCAAACTGTTCAATCTGATCCAGCCTGATCTGGTTTATTTCGGTGAAAAAGATTTTCAGCAGTTACAGGTTATCCACAAAATGATTGCTGACATGGCTTATGATATCACTTTGGTTTCCGTACCTACTGTCCGTGATAAACATGGGCTGGCACTCAGTTCACGCAACAATCTCCTGTCTCCAGAAGAGAAAAAAATAGCGCCACGACTAAACCAGGTCATGCAATGTGCGGCTGAAAGGTTGAGAAATGGCGAACGGGATATTAAACAGTTGCTTGAAATAATGTCCACTCATCTACGCGAAGAAGGTTTTATGCTGGATGAGATATTTATTCGTGATGCAGAAAATCTGGAACCTTTAACATCACAGAGCAAAAAGGCGGTGATCCTGATGGCGGCCTGGTTAGGAAAAACACGCCTGATTGATAATCAGCAGGTTGACTTAACGGCATGA
- the panB gene encoding 3-methyl-2-oxobutanoate hydroxymethyltransferase: MKPISLADLSQLKKEKRKFATITAYDASFAHLFAAQGINVMLIGDSLGMTVQGFDSTLPVTVEDIAYHTRSVRTGAPHAFLIADMPFMSYATPEQGCNNAAVLMRSGANMVKIEGGSWLCETVKMLTDRSVPVCGHLGLTPQAVNVLGGYKVQGRDEPTAQQLINDAIALEKAGMQLLVLECVPTELARKVTEALEIPVIGIGAGNQTDGQILVMHDALGITAKPPKFAKDFLKETGNIKDAINLYIEQVKNGTYPDQAHSFN; encoded by the coding sequence ATGAAACCAATATCTCTGGCTGACCTGAGCCAGTTAAAAAAAGAGAAACGTAAGTTTGCTACAATTACGGCTTACGATGCTAGCTTCGCTCACCTGTTTGCTGCCCAAGGCATCAATGTCATGCTTATTGGCGATTCACTCGGTATGACCGTGCAAGGGTTTGATTCTACCTTACCGGTTACAGTTGAAGATATTGCCTACCATACCCGAAGCGTCCGCACTGGTGCTCCCCATGCTTTTCTGATCGCCGATATGCCTTTCATGAGTTATGCCACTCCAGAGCAAGGCTGCAATAATGCCGCTGTTTTAATGCGTTCAGGCGCTAATATGGTCAAAATTGAAGGTGGAAGCTGGCTGTGTGAGACAGTAAAAATGCTGACCGACCGTTCTGTTCCCGTTTGCGGGCATCTGGGGCTGACACCACAAGCCGTTAACGTATTAGGGGGCTATAAAGTACAGGGGCGTGATGAACCCACAGCTCAACAATTAATTAACGATGCTATTGCTTTAGAAAAAGCGGGAATGCAGTTATTGGTGCTGGAATGTGTGCCAACAGAACTGGCTCGGAAAGTGACTGAAGCGCTGGAAATCCCGGTTATTGGTATTGGTGCGGGTAATCAAACTGATGGTCAGATCCTCGTCATGCATGATGCTTTAGGCATTACCGCGAAACCACCGAAATTTGCCAAAGATTTTCTCAAAGAGACCGGCAACATAAAGGATGCCATCAACCTGTACATCGAACAGGTGAAAAACGGCACTTACCCCGACCAAGCACATTCATTCAACTAA
- the folK gene encoding 2-amino-4-hydroxy-6-hydroxymethyldihydropteridine diphosphokinase — MIRVYIAIGSNQADPLQQVDNALAALKTIPDTTFIARSSFYRTKPMGPQDQPDYLNLAVALDTHLPPETLLDHTQAIELAQGRVRKDERWGPRTLDLDIMLFGDQVINTERLTIPHYGLKQREFMLYPLAEIAPELVFPDKETLAERLKHVPENGLTFWL; from the coding sequence ATGATCCGGGTTTATATCGCTATTGGCAGTAATCAGGCTGATCCTTTACAGCAAGTTGATAATGCACTTGCTGCCCTGAAAACCATCCCTGACACGACTTTTATTGCACGCTCCTCATTTTATCGAACTAAACCGATGGGGCCACAAGATCAGCCAGACTATCTCAATCTGGCTGTTGCATTGGATACTCACTTACCACCAGAAACATTGCTTGATCACACTCAGGCGATAGAGCTGGCTCAAGGCCGTGTCCGCAAAGATGAGCGTTGGGGGCCGAGAACACTTGATCTGGATATCATGTTATTTGGTGACCAAGTGATTAATACTGAACGCCTGACGATTCCCCACTACGGTTTAAAACAACGCGAATTTATGCTTTATCCGCTTGCAGAAATTGCACCGGAACTCGTGTTTCCTGATAAAGAAACATTGGCAGAACGGTTAAAACATGTTCCAGAAAATGGCCTGACATTTTGGTTGTAA
- the pcnB gene encoding polynucleotide adenylyltransferase PcnB has translation MKKTSGKAKPSAPLITVIPREQHPISRKDISENALKVLYRLNKSGFEAYLVGGGVRDLLLHKKPKDFDIATNATPEQVRKLFRNCRLVGRRFRLAHIMFGPDVVEVATFRGSHEQTECNDRNQSHKAQSGMLLRDNIFGSVEEDAARRDFTINSLYYGIEDFALRDYVGGMADLEAGIIRLIGDPETRYREDPVRMLRAVRFASKLNMTIDETTAKPIPHLAFLLREIPPARLFDESLKLLQAGHGYSTYKLLREYQLFEPLFPLIQRGFTQRGDSAMEKLLQQVLKNTDYRLQHDKRVNPAFLFAAILWYPLIEHAEKLTQEGGLQYYDAFALAMNDILDEQCRSIAIPKRHTTTMRDIWLLQLRLPRRQGKRANKLMEHPKFRAAFDLLELRASIEPRHELKELVHWWTEFQQSTPSQQRGMISELGGEPVRRRTRHHRSGNNRPRHNRN, from the coding sequence ATGAAGAAAACATCTGGAAAGGCAAAACCTTCTGCCCCCTTGATCACCGTGATCCCACGGGAACAGCACCCTATTTCACGCAAAGATATCAGTGAAAATGCATTGAAGGTTCTATACCGCCTGAATAAATCTGGCTTTGAGGCTTATTTGGTAGGCGGCGGTGTACGTGACTTATTACTGCACAAAAAACCGAAAGATTTCGACATTGCCACCAACGCAACACCAGAGCAAGTACGTAAGTTATTCCGTAACTGCCGCCTTGTTGGCCGCCGTTTTCGCCTTGCCCACATTATGTTCGGGCCAGATGTGGTTGAAGTTGCCACATTCCGTGGGTCACATGAACAAACCGAATGTAATGACCGCAATCAGTCACACAAAGCGCAAAGTGGAATGTTACTGCGTGACAATATCTTTGGTTCAGTGGAAGAAGACGCCGCTCGCCGCGATTTCACTATCAATAGCCTCTATTACGGTATTGAAGATTTCGCACTGCGGGATTATGTCGGCGGAATGGCCGATCTGGAAGCAGGGATCATTCGCCTGATTGGTGATCCGGAAACCCGCTATCGCGAAGATCCGGTACGGATGCTGCGTGCCGTCCGTTTCGCCAGCAAGCTAAACATGACTATTGATGAGACCACTGCCAAACCTATCCCACATCTTGCGTTTCTGCTAAGAGAGATTCCACCCGCCCGTTTATTCGATGAATCTCTGAAACTACTACAGGCAGGGCACGGTTACAGTACTTATAAGCTACTGCGTGAATACCAGCTGTTTGAACCATTATTCCCGCTAATCCAACGTGGATTCACCCAACGCGGTGATTCAGCGATGGAAAAACTGTTGCAGCAGGTATTAAAAAATACCGATTATCGTCTCCAGCATGATAAGCGGGTCAATCCTGCTTTCTTATTTGCGGCAATATTGTGGTATCCACTGATTGAACATGCGGAAAAACTGACGCAGGAAGGTGGATTACAGTATTACGATGCCTTTGCTCTGGCGATGAATGATATTCTTGATGAACAGTGCCGTTCAATTGCCATTCCGAAACGCCATACCACAACTATGCGTGATATTTGGCTATTGCAGCTTCGCCTGCCACGCCGTCAGGGGAAACGAGCAAATAAATTGATGGAGCATCCAAAATTCCGGGCTGCTTTTGATTTACTGGAATTGCGCGCCAGCATTGAACCACGTCATGAATTGAAAGAGCTGGTGCACTGGTGGACAGAATTCCAGCAATCGACACCTTCACAGCAGCGGGGCATGATCTCTGAACTTGGCGGTGAGCCTGTTCGTCGCAGAACACGCCATCATCGTAGTGGTAATAATCGCCCTCGCCATAACAGGAATTAA
- the gluQRS gene encoding tRNA glutamyl-Q(34) synthetase GluQRS encodes MTQSESEHFPLYKYPPLYIGRFAPSPSGDLHFGSLVTALGSYLQARAYQGKWLMRIDDIDPPREVPGSAGRILQALEHYGLHWDGEVLYQSQRHEAYRAILEQLLQQRNSYYCTCTRQRIQHLGGFYDGFCQHLHLPARNAAIRLQQQYPVYSFYDKLQGNITVSAKMAEEDFIIHRKDGLFAYNLVVVIDDNYQGITEIVRGADLIEPTVRQISLYRYLNFKTPDYVHLPLVLNKEGNKLSKQNHAKPIPFDDPRPLLIDALSFLNQPTITGWQDLTTDQLLKQAIVGWNLNHVPPQNIINRQFK; translated from the coding sequence ATGACTCAATCCGAATCCGAACACTTTCCGTTGTATAAATATCCTCCGTTGTATATTGGGCGTTTTGCGCCATCCCCATCTGGCGATCTCCACTTTGGTTCTCTGGTGACAGCACTGGGCAGTTACTTACAGGCACGTGCTTACCAAGGAAAATGGCTGATGCGTATCGATGACATCGATCCTCCGCGGGAAGTTCCCGGCTCAGCAGGCAGGATATTACAAGCATTAGAACACTACGGCCTTCACTGGGACGGAGAAGTACTGTACCAATCCCAACGCCACGAAGCTTACCGGGCGATACTTGAGCAGCTACTACAACAGCGAAATAGTTATTACTGTACCTGTACCCGCCAGCGCATTCAGCATTTGGGCGGATTTTATGATGGTTTCTGCCAACATTTGCACCTGCCAGCCCGCAATGCTGCCATCCGCCTGCAACAACAGTATCCCGTTTACAGTTTTTACGACAAATTACAGGGAAATATCACCGTATCTGCAAAAATGGCTGAAGAAGATTTCATTATTCATCGCAAAGATGGTTTATTTGCCTATAATCTTGTCGTTGTTATTGACGATAACTATCAAGGCATCACTGAAATTGTCAGAGGAGCAGATTTGATCGAACCTACAGTTCGCCAAATATCCTTATATCGGTATCTGAATTTTAAAACGCCAGATTATGTACATTTGCCTCTTGTATTAAATAAAGAGGGAAATAAACTTTCCAAGCAAAATCATGCAAAACCGATCCCTTTTGATGATCCACGCCCATTGCTTATTGATGCGTTATCGTTTTTAAACCAACCAACCATCACAGGCTGGCAAGATCTCACCACAGATCAATTATTAAAACAGGCTATTGTTGGTTGGAATCTGAATCATGTTCCGCCCCAAAACATAATCAATAGACAATTTAAATAA
- the dksA gene encoding RNA polymerase-binding protein DksA, translated as MQEGQKRKTSSLSILAIAGVEPYQEKPGEEYMNDAQLTHFKLILEAWRNQLRDEVDRTVSHMQDEAANFPDPVDRAAQEEEFSLELRNRDRERKLIKKIEKTLKKVEDDDFGYCESCGVEIGIRRLEARPTADLCIDCKTLAEIREKQMAG; from the coding sequence ATGCAAGAAGGGCAAAAACGTAAAACCTCGTCCTTGAGCATTCTCGCCATTGCTGGGGTAGAACCTTACCAGGAAAAGCCAGGCGAAGAATACATGAACGATGCCCAGTTAACGCATTTCAAGCTGATTCTGGAAGCATGGCGCAATCAACTCAGGGATGAAGTAGACCGTACTGTATCTCATATGCAAGATGAGGCAGCGAACTTCCCTGATCCGGTTGACCGTGCGGCACAAGAAGAAGAATTCAGTCTTGAATTACGTAATCGGGATCGTGAACGTAAGTTGATCAAGAAGATCGAAAAAACGCTGAAGAAAGTCGAAGATGATGATTTCGGCTACTGTGAATCCTGTGGGGTTGAAATCGGCATTCGTCGTTTAGAAGCTCGCCCTACAGCTGATTTATGTATTGACTGTAAAACGTTAGCTGAAATTCGCGAAAAGCAAATGGCTGGCTAA